One Streptomyces sp. RPA4-2 genomic window carries:
- a CDS encoding TetR/AcrR family transcriptional regulator has protein sequence MGHREDLLEGAKRCLLEKGFVRTTARDIVKESGTNLASIGYHYGSKDALLTQAFVELVQEWGEKSGHHPEQEDTPGGSVERFHSVWARMLDSFEEYRPVWAASMEVVTQGERVPELRGLMARAQTEGRAGLTAMLLGLDEETLDERTVKSVGGFYQALLNGLMVQWLFDPASASTADDLTEGLRRVIEAAGTARRDGAVSP, from the coding sequence ATGGGACACCGTGAGGATCTGCTCGAAGGCGCCAAGCGCTGCCTGCTGGAGAAGGGGTTCGTGCGCACGACCGCGCGCGACATCGTCAAGGAGTCGGGGACGAACCTGGCGTCCATCGGCTACCACTACGGGTCGAAGGACGCGTTGCTCACCCAGGCGTTCGTGGAGCTCGTGCAGGAGTGGGGCGAGAAGTCCGGCCATCATCCGGAGCAGGAGGACACGCCCGGGGGTTCCGTGGAGCGCTTCCACAGCGTGTGGGCGCGGATGCTGGATTCCTTCGAGGAGTACCGGCCCGTGTGGGCGGCCAGCATGGAGGTCGTGACCCAGGGGGAGCGGGTGCCGGAACTGCGCGGCCTGATGGCGCGGGCGCAGACCGAGGGGCGGGCCGGGCTCACCGCGATGCTGCTGGGCCTGGACGAGGAGACCCTTGACGAACGGACCGTGAAGTCCGTCGGAGGCTTCTACCAGGCGCTCCTCAACGGGCTGATGGTGCAGTGGCTCTTCGACCCGGCGAGCGCGTCGACCGCGGACGACCTGACGGAGGGGCTGCGCCGCGTGATCGAGGCGGCGGGGACCGCGCGACGGGACGGCGCGGTGTCTCCGTGA
- a CDS encoding GNAT family N-acetyltransferase → MATRLRTAHTADLAPAELHAVRAFLDDAFGGDFGDEDWDHGLGGIHALVHDDKGLAGHGSVIQRRVLHRGRSLRVGYVEAVGVRADVRRRGLGGRVMAALERVIEGSYTLGALSASEEGGPLYAARGWQRWPGRICALGPGGVVRLPEEEGSTFVRPVVTAVTPGRPLHGALDPAHELVFDWREGDVL, encoded by the coding sequence ATGGCCACCCGACTGCGGACCGCCCACACCGCGGACCTCGCGCCCGCCGAACTCCACGCGGTCCGCGCCTTCCTGGACGACGCCTTCGGCGGGGACTTCGGTGACGAGGACTGGGACCACGGCCTCGGCGGCATCCACGCCCTCGTGCACGACGACAAGGGCCTCGCGGGCCACGGCTCCGTGATCCAGCGCCGGGTGCTGCACCGCGGCCGCTCGCTGCGGGTCGGCTACGTGGAGGCCGTGGGCGTCCGGGCGGACGTACGCAGACGGGGGCTGGGCGGCCGGGTCATGGCGGCCCTGGAGCGGGTGATCGAGGGCTCGTACACATTGGGCGCGCTCTCCGCGAGCGAGGAGGGCGGCCCCCTGTACGCCGCCCGTGGCTGGCAGCGCTGGCCGGGCCGGATCTGCGCCCTGGGACCGGGAGGTGTGGTGCGCCTGCCGGAGGAGGAGGGCAGCACCTTCGTACGGCCCGTAGTCACCGCCGTCACCCCCGGCCGGCCCCTGCACGGCGCCCTCGACCCGGCCCACGAGCTGGTCTTCGACTGGCGGGAGGGGGACGTGCTCTGA
- a CDS encoding proline dehydrogenase family protein, with translation MLGPVILAASRSDRMRRFVSAAPGTKQVVARFIAGESVDQVVPVVQDAVAKGLSVTLDVVGEDITTRDQAFAARDAYLELIEHLEELDLGTQAEMSVKLSMFGQALDGGHELALANVRPVVEAAAAIGTTVTLDAEDHTTLDSMFAIHEELRKDFPATGCVIQAYLFRTEADARRLAANGSRVRLVKGAYKEPAEVAYQDKAETDKAYVRILRILMEGEGYPMIGSHDPRLISIGQELARRAGRKLDEYEFQMLYGIRGEEHLRLAAEGHRMRVYTAYGTDWYGYFMRRLAEKPANLLFFARSILTKG, from the coding sequence GTGCTGGGTCCCGTGATTCTCGCCGCGTCGCGCAGCGACCGCATGCGCCGTTTCGTGTCGGCGGCCCCCGGCACCAAGCAGGTGGTCGCCCGCTTCATCGCCGGTGAGAGCGTCGACCAGGTCGTCCCGGTCGTCCAGGACGCCGTCGCCAAGGGGCTCTCGGTCACCCTGGACGTCGTCGGCGAGGACATCACCACGCGCGACCAGGCCTTCGCCGCCCGCGACGCCTACCTGGAGCTCATCGAGCACCTCGAGGAACTGGACCTCGGCACCCAGGCCGAGATGTCCGTCAAGCTCTCGATGTTCGGCCAGGCGCTGGACGGCGGCCACGAGCTGGCTCTCGCCAACGTCCGCCCGGTCGTCGAGGCCGCGGCCGCGATCGGCACCACGGTCACGCTGGACGCCGAGGACCACACCACCCTCGACTCGATGTTCGCCATCCACGAGGAGCTGCGCAAGGACTTCCCCGCGACTGGCTGCGTCATCCAGGCCTACCTGTTCCGCACCGAGGCCGACGCCCGCCGCCTCGCCGCGAACGGCAGCCGCGTACGCCTCGTGAAGGGCGCCTACAAGGAGCCCGCCGAGGTCGCGTACCAGGACAAGGCCGAGACCGACAAGGCGTACGTCCGCATCCTGCGCATCCTGATGGAGGGCGAGGGCTACCCGATGATCGGGTCCCACGACCCGCGCCTGATCTCCATCGGCCAGGAGCTGGCCCGCAGGGCCGGCCGCAAACTCGACGAGTACGAGTTCCAGATGCTCTACGGCATCCGTGGCGAGGAGCACCTGCGGCTCGCCGCCGAGGGCCACCGCATGCGGGTCTACACCGCGTACGGCACCGACTGGTACGGCTACTTCATGCGCCGCCTCGCGGAGAAGCCGGCCAACCTGCTCTTCTTCGCGCGCTCGATCCTCACCAAGGGCTGA
- a CDS encoding AAA family ATPase produces the protein MVFVAQTFGTPFIGRGSELARLTDVLDRARNGTPRAVLVSGDAGVGKTRVLTEAAAHAIRTDMTVLTGHCVDLGDVGLPYLPFTEILGMLAADERFAAAFAAHPAVGRLLGTGNGTGTGTPDGTTDTGSRLRLFDGVAALLAAVADITPLLLVLEDLHWADQSSRDLLRFLLSRGLLQNAAPGAPAHRLAVFASYRADDLHRRHPLRPLLAELVRLPSVDRLELRPMADAEVARLVRALRAEALSDTTVRRIVERAEGNAFYAEELLAALPGDVDPAAPVMPSGLADVLLIRIEQLSDTAQQVLRTAAVAGRRVEHKLLHDAVQLPQDALESALREAVGRQLLVPGEDGTYSFRHALTREAVYADLLPGERVRLHGTFAGLLTGQARSAERAHHSRESHDLADALTASLEAADHAQVLGAPAEELRHLEAVLELWSAVDPAARPPTCGPVTLTLRASAAAAHAGDAHRAVSLTRAALARAGSDADSELAARVRYTLAGNLIRVDSTKAAYTYSSEALAMIPAEPPSHTWVWAAATHVMAARYMGHDEDAQRVARQALRTAEELRLPDAQADLIISLVGLDGGNRRTPRGRERLRRARDLARHAGNVSVEMRALFNLAIGCYESGALDECLTWLSEGLERARRSGLLSSPYALELRYLQSLILYTLGRWDECARGAAADAERLPPAGGFATGPALCVALARGEQGAVERARALLAGPFDWMASLVAGIVLTDAAALHGDAEGAVTAMRESLAALSDGSGNERPDIGVRLAALALSAVADAAVRLRRGGDEAGALRWAAVASELVEVARSTAAKGEDGTRQGPEGLAWLARAEAEWLRARPRTDGAARERAVAAWETAVNAFDYGDPYELARSRRRFAEALLAADRREEAAGQAGAARDTADRLGAVPLRDEVDALIRRGRLAGSPSAADRIAALTARESDVLRLLARGRTNRQIGEELFISGKTASVHVSNILAKLGAAGRTEAVAIAYREGLIEPEPTASA, from the coding sequence ATGGTGTTTGTGGCACAGACATTCGGCACGCCATTCATCGGCCGCGGCAGCGAACTCGCCCGGCTCACCGACGTGCTGGACCGAGCCAGGAACGGCACCCCCCGCGCCGTACTCGTCTCCGGAGACGCCGGCGTCGGCAAGACCCGCGTCCTGACGGAGGCCGCCGCCCACGCCATCCGCACGGACATGACGGTGCTCACAGGCCACTGCGTCGACCTCGGCGACGTGGGCCTGCCCTACCTCCCGTTCACGGAGATCCTCGGCATGCTCGCCGCGGACGAACGGTTCGCGGCCGCGTTCGCCGCCCACCCGGCGGTCGGCCGACTGCTCGGCACCGGCAACGGAACAGGCACCGGCACCCCCGACGGCACCACGGACACCGGCAGCCGCCTGCGTCTCTTCGACGGGGTGGCCGCCCTGCTGGCCGCCGTCGCCGACATCACCCCCCTCCTCCTGGTCCTCGAAGACCTCCACTGGGCCGACCAGTCCTCCCGCGACCTCCTCCGCTTCCTCCTCAGCCGCGGCCTCCTGCAGAACGCGGCGCCCGGTGCCCCGGCCCACCGGCTGGCCGTCTTCGCCTCCTACCGCGCGGACGACCTGCACCGCCGCCACCCCCTGCGCCCCCTGCTCGCCGAACTGGTCCGGCTGCCCTCCGTGGACCGTCTCGAACTGCGCCCGATGGCCGACGCCGAGGTGGCCCGCCTGGTGCGCGCCCTGCGGGCGGAGGCCCTCTCCGACACCACCGTCCGCCGTATCGTCGAACGCGCCGAGGGCAACGCCTTCTACGCCGAGGAGCTGCTCGCCGCGCTGCCCGGTGACGTCGACCCGGCCGCCCCCGTCATGCCGAGCGGCCTCGCCGACGTACTCCTCATCCGCATCGAGCAACTGTCCGACACCGCCCAGCAGGTGCTGCGCACGGCCGCGGTCGCCGGGCGGCGCGTCGAGCACAAACTGCTGCACGACGCGGTACAACTGCCGCAGGACGCCCTGGAGTCGGCGCTGCGCGAGGCCGTCGGACGACAGCTGCTGGTCCCGGGCGAGGACGGCACGTACTCCTTCCGGCACGCCCTGACCCGCGAGGCCGTCTACGCCGATCTGCTGCCGGGCGAGCGGGTCCGGCTGCACGGCACGTTCGCCGGACTCCTCACCGGGCAGGCCCGTTCGGCCGAGCGCGCCCACCACTCGCGCGAGAGCCACGACCTGGCGGACGCGCTGACCGCCTCCCTGGAAGCCGCCGACCACGCCCAGGTCCTCGGCGCGCCCGCCGAGGAGCTGCGCCACCTGGAGGCCGTGCTCGAACTGTGGTCCGCGGTGGACCCCGCCGCGCGACCGCCGACGTGCGGGCCGGTGACGCTCACGCTGCGCGCCTCCGCGGCCGCCGCGCACGCCGGCGACGCCCACCGGGCGGTCTCCCTCACCCGCGCCGCGCTCGCCCGGGCCGGTTCGGACGCCGACTCGGAACTCGCCGCCCGCGTCCGCTACACCCTCGCGGGCAATCTGATACGCGTCGACAGCACGAAGGCCGCCTACACGTACAGCAGCGAGGCGCTGGCCATGATCCCGGCCGAGCCCCCCTCGCACACCTGGGTGTGGGCCGCGGCCACCCATGTCATGGCCGCGCGGTACATGGGCCACGACGAGGACGCCCAGCGTGTCGCCCGGCAGGCCCTGCGCACCGCCGAGGAACTCCGGCTGCCCGACGCCCAGGCCGACCTGATCATCTCCCTCGTCGGTCTGGACGGCGGCAACCGGCGGACCCCGCGGGGCCGGGAGCGACTGCGGCGCGCCCGCGACCTGGCCCGGCACGCGGGCAACGTCTCCGTCGAGATGCGCGCGCTCTTCAACCTGGCCATCGGGTGCTACGAGTCCGGGGCGCTGGACGAGTGCCTGACCTGGCTCTCCGAGGGACTGGAGCGAGCGCGCCGCTCCGGACTCCTGTCCTCGCCGTACGCGCTGGAGCTGCGCTACCTCCAGTCCTTGATCCTCTACACCCTGGGCCGCTGGGACGAGTGCGCCCGGGGGGCCGCCGCCGACGCCGAACGGCTGCCGCCGGCGGGCGGGTTCGCCACCGGTCCCGCGCTGTGCGTCGCCCTGGCGCGTGGCGAACAGGGGGCCGTCGAGCGGGCCCGCGCCCTGCTCGCAGGGCCGTTCGACTGGATGGCCTCACTCGTCGCGGGCATCGTGCTGACCGACGCCGCGGCGCTGCACGGGGACGCGGAGGGCGCCGTCACGGCCATGCGCGAGAGCCTGGCCGCACTCAGCGACGGCTCCGGCAACGAGCGGCCCGACATCGGTGTACGGCTCGCCGCGCTCGCGCTCTCCGCGGTCGCCGACGCGGCCGTACGGCTGCGTCGGGGCGGCGACGAGGCCGGGGCTCTCCGCTGGGCGGCCGTCGCCTCCGAACTGGTTGAGGTCGCCCGGAGCACCGCCGCCAAGGGCGAGGACGGGACACGGCAGGGCCCGGAAGGCCTCGCCTGGCTGGCCCGCGCCGAGGCGGAGTGGCTGCGCGCGCGCCCGCGGACGGACGGCGCCGCGCGGGAGCGGGCCGTCGCCGCGTGGGAGACGGCCGTCAACGCGTTCGACTACGGCGATCCGTACGAACTGGCGCGCTCCAGAAGGCGGTTCGCCGAGGCGTTGCTCGCCGCGGACCGGCGCGAGGAGGCCGCCGGGCAGGCCGGCGCCGCCCGTGACACCGCCGACCGGCTCGGTGCCGTGCCGTTGCGCGACGAGGTGGACGCCCTGATCCGGCGCGGCCGGCTCGCCGGCTCACCGTCCGCCGCGGACCGCATCGCGGCTCTGACCGCCCGCGAGAGCGACGTCCTGCGGCTGCTCGCCCGTGGCCGCACCAACCGCCAGATCGGCGAGGAGCTGTTCATCAGCGGCAAGACGGCGAGCGTCCATGTCTCCAACATCCTCGCCAAGTTGGGGGCCGCCGGCCGCACGGAGGCGGTGGCCATCGCGTACCGCGAGGGCCTGATCGAGCCGGAGCCCACCGCGTCCGCCTGA
- a CDS encoding 3-isopropylmalate dehydrogenase, which translates to MSRSINLAVIPGDGIGQEVVAQGLKVLSAVLPQDVKLETKDFDFGARRYHATGETLTEADLDALKRHDAILLGAIGDPSVPSGVLERGFLLKLRFAFDHHVNLRPSKLLPGVATPLAGQPEIDFVVVREGTEGPYTGNGGTIRKGTEHEVATEVSVNTAFGVERVVRDAFARAQARPRKKLALIHKNNVLTFAGHLWTNVFNKVAEEFPEVTTEYMHVDAATIYLVTQPERFDVIVTDNLFGDIITDLAAAVSGGIGVAASGNINPSGEFPSMFEPVHGSAPDIAGQGKADPSATVLSVALLLRHLGYEPEAARIEDAVAADLAERVGQPARSTEEIGDALAVRVAG; encoded by the coding sequence ATGTCTCGCAGCATCAATCTCGCAGTGATCCCCGGTGACGGCATCGGCCAGGAGGTCGTGGCCCAGGGGCTGAAGGTGCTCTCCGCCGTCCTTCCGCAGGATGTGAAGCTGGAGACCAAGGACTTCGACTTCGGCGCCCGGCGCTACCACGCCACCGGTGAGACCCTCACCGAGGCCGACCTCGACGCCCTGAAGCGGCACGACGCGATCCTGCTCGGCGCGATCGGCGACCCCTCGGTCCCGTCCGGCGTCCTGGAGCGGGGCTTCCTGCTCAAGCTGCGCTTCGCCTTCGACCACCACGTCAACCTGCGTCCCTCGAAGCTGCTCCCCGGGGTCGCCACCCCGCTGGCCGGCCAGCCCGAGATCGACTTCGTGGTGGTCCGCGAGGGCACCGAGGGCCCGTACACCGGCAACGGCGGCACCATCCGCAAGGGCACCGAGCACGAGGTCGCCACCGAGGTCTCCGTCAACACGGCCTTCGGTGTCGAGCGCGTCGTCCGGGACGCCTTCGCCCGCGCCCAGGCCCGCCCGCGCAAGAAGCTGGCGCTGATCCACAAGAACAACGTGCTGACCTTCGCCGGTCACCTGTGGACGAACGTCTTCAACAAGGTGGCCGAGGAGTTCCCCGAGGTCACCACCGAGTACATGCACGTGGACGCGGCGACGATCTACCTCGTCACGCAGCCCGAGCGCTTCGACGTGATCGTCACCGACAACCTCTTCGGCGACATCATCACCGACCTCGCCGCGGCCGTCTCCGGCGGCATCGGCGTCGCCGCCTCCGGCAACATCAACCCGAGCGGCGAGTTCCCCTCGATGTTCGAGCCCGTGCACGGCTCGGCGCCCGACATCGCGGGCCAGGGCAAGGCCGACCCCAGCGCCACCGTCCTGTCCGTCGCCCTCCTGCTGCGCCACCTCGGCTACGAGCCCGAGGCCGCGCGCATCGAGGACGCCGTCGCCGCCGACCTCGCCGAGCGCGTCGGGCAGCCCGCCCGCAGCACCGAGGAGATCGGCGACGCGCTCGCCGTACGAGTAGCCGGCTGA
- a CDS encoding MFS transporter has product MTNPTRTTPAPGARAGRREWTALGVLMLPLLLVSMDVSVLYFAIPAISADLEPSGTQQLWIFDIYAFVLAGLLMTMGSLGDRIGRRRLLLFGAAAFGAASALAAYADSAQTLIAARALLGVGGATLMPSTMAIVRTMFTDPGQRAKAIGLWSGVMTGGVALGSVMSGVLVQYFWWGSVFLVNLPAMALLLVLGPVLLPESRNPRPGRFDLPSVPLSMAAVLPVIYGIKEIPSEGWKFEYVLSILVGLLFTALFVRRQRTAESPLISPELFRGRGFAPAVVLNLVSSFGMMGSAYFTTQYLQSVLGKSSMEAALWALLPTVLVGVAAPVAAQLVQKGVHRAHVVSGGFVLGACGYGLLALTGTDSLWWALAGAGVLAAGIVVVMSQMMDLALSTVPVANAGVASSLLETGAEFGGALGMAVLGSIGTAVYRHGIPSDAPDAARETLGGALAVARELPGDTGGTLVRAAREAFTDGMHAAAVAGAVLLLGAAVLASATLRRVRVREGVAGVPHGEREPLVRS; this is encoded by the coding sequence ATGACGAACCCGACGCGCACGACTCCCGCACCCGGCGCACGTGCCGGCCGCCGCGAATGGACCGCCCTCGGTGTCCTGATGCTTCCGCTGCTCCTCGTCTCCATGGACGTGTCGGTCCTCTACTTCGCGATCCCCGCGATCAGTGCGGACCTCGAGCCGAGCGGCACCCAGCAGCTGTGGATCTTCGACATCTACGCGTTCGTGCTCGCCGGCCTGCTGATGACGATGGGATCGCTCGGCGACCGCATCGGCCGCCGTCGGCTCCTTCTGTTCGGCGCCGCCGCGTTCGGTGCGGCGTCCGCCCTCGCCGCCTACGCCGACAGCGCGCAGACACTGATCGCGGCCCGCGCGCTCCTCGGCGTCGGCGGCGCGACCCTGATGCCGTCGACGATGGCGATCGTCCGCACGATGTTCACGGACCCCGGCCAGCGCGCGAAGGCCATCGGTCTGTGGTCCGGCGTCATGACCGGTGGCGTCGCGCTCGGCTCGGTGATGAGCGGAGTCCTGGTGCAGTACTTCTGGTGGGGCTCCGTCTTCCTGGTCAACCTGCCCGCCATGGCACTGTTGCTGGTCCTCGGCCCGGTCCTGCTCCCCGAGTCCAGGAACCCGCGGCCGGGCCGCTTCGACCTGCCCAGCGTCCCGCTGTCGATGGCGGCCGTGCTGCCCGTCATCTACGGCATCAAGGAAATCCCCTCCGAGGGCTGGAAGTTCGAGTACGTCCTCTCGATCCTCGTCGGCCTCCTCTTCACCGCCCTCTTCGTCCGGCGTCAACGCACCGCCGAATCCCCGCTGATCTCCCCCGAGTTGTTCCGCGGCCGCGGCTTCGCGCCCGCCGTCGTCCTCAACCTCGTCTCCTCGTTCGGGATGATGGGTTCGGCGTACTTCACCACCCAGTACCTGCAATCGGTGCTGGGCAAGAGCTCCATGGAGGCCGCCCTGTGGGCGCTGCTCCCGACGGTCCTGGTCGGCGTCGCCGCGCCGGTGGCCGCGCAGTTGGTGCAGAAGGGCGTGCACCGCGCCCATGTCGTCTCCGGCGGGTTCGTCCTCGGCGCGTGCGGCTACGGACTGCTGGCGCTCACCGGCACGGACTCGCTGTGGTGGGCACTCGCCGGAGCCGGTGTCCTCGCCGCCGGCATCGTCGTCGTCATGTCCCAGATGATGGACCTGGCGCTGAGCACGGTCCCCGTCGCCAACGCGGGCGTCGCCTCCTCCCTGCTGGAGACCGGCGCGGAGTTCGGGGGTGCGCTGGGCATGGCCGTCCTGGGCTCGATCGGCACGGCGGTCTATCGCCACGGGATTCCGTCCGACGCCCCGGACGCGGCCCGCGAGACCCTGGGCGGCGCGCTGGCGGTGGCCCGTGAACTCCCCGGCGACACGGGCGGGACCCTGGTCCGGGCGGCGCGCGAGGCCTTCACCGACGGGATGCATGCGGCGGCGGTCGCGGGTGCGGTGCTGTTGCTGGGCGCGGCGGTACTCGCGTCGGCGACGCTTCGGCGGGTGCGGGTGCGGGAGGGTGTGGCCGGGGTCCCGCACGGCGAGCGGGAGCCGCTGGTCCGGTCCTGA
- a CDS encoding metallophosphoesterase family protein, translating into MDTPDVGIPEQLARRMSMAEQHEYLRTKLTRRRALTAASAFAGGGLLAGCASGPKSPPRASAPGTGSATGQVHGSAVTPFGRHLAFGADPKTQMRISWQVPLAVRKPYVRVGLTPGGLSRRIEAEVRDLHTPGLTGQRFALDQYYLHAALDSLRPGTTYYYGVGHEGFDPASRERHSTVGSFRTAPARPEKFVFTAFGDQGVTPDALANDKVLLGRHPAFHLHAGDICYADSVGLGAKSDVYEPSAWDLFLRQTEPVAKSVPWMVTTGNHDMEAWYSPNGYGGQSARWSLPDNGFDARRAPGVYSFTYGNVGIVALDANDVSYEIPANKGYTDGRQTAWLDRRLGELRGSVDFVVVFFHHCAYSTSTHASDGGVRDAWLPLFAKHQVDLVINGHNHVYERTDAVKEGGVGRPVPVGASTDPTRDGIVYVTAGGAGKSLYRFPAGVKDSYERKATRHEPVQTFHWTESRQQQHDTVEWSRVRYTGYSFLSVEAETGATPKLKVSALAQNGERIDYFEVRRGA; encoded by the coding sequence ATGGACACTCCCGACGTAGGCATCCCCGAGCAGCTCGCGCGCCGTATGAGCATGGCCGAGCAGCACGAGTACCTGCGGACGAAGCTCACCCGGCGCCGCGCGCTGACCGCGGCGAGCGCCTTCGCCGGTGGTGGGCTGCTGGCCGGCTGCGCGTCGGGGCCGAAGAGCCCGCCGCGGGCGTCGGCCCCGGGGACGGGCTCCGCCACCGGGCAGGTGCACGGTTCCGCCGTCACTCCCTTCGGCCGTCATCTCGCCTTCGGCGCGGACCCGAAGACCCAGATGCGGATCTCCTGGCAGGTGCCCCTGGCGGTACGCAAACCGTACGTACGGGTGGGGCTGACGCCCGGGGGGCTGAGCCGGAGGATCGAGGCGGAGGTCCGTGACCTGCACACGCCGGGCCTCACCGGGCAGCGGTTCGCGCTGGACCAGTACTACCTGCACGCGGCGCTGGACAGCCTGCGGCCCGGCACGACGTACTACTACGGAGTCGGCCACGAGGGGTTCGACCCCGCGTCCCGGGAGCGGCACTCCACGGTCGGCTCCTTCCGTACCGCGCCCGCGCGTCCGGAGAAGTTCGTCTTCACCGCCTTCGGCGACCAGGGCGTCACCCCCGACGCGCTCGCCAACGACAAGGTGCTGCTCGGCCGGCACCCGGCCTTCCATCTGCACGCGGGCGACATCTGCTACGCGGACTCGGTGGGCCTCGGCGCGAAGTCCGACGTCTACGAACCCAGCGCGTGGGACCTGTTCCTCAGGCAGACCGAGCCGGTGGCGAAGTCGGTGCCGTGGATGGTGACGACCGGCAACCACGACATGGAGGCCTGGTACTCGCCGAACGGGTACGGCGGCCAGTCGGCACGCTGGTCCCTCCCGGACAACGGCTTCGACGCCCGCCGCGCGCCGGGCGTGTACTCCTTCACGTACGGCAACGTCGGGATCGTGGCGCTGGACGCGAACGACGTGTCGTACGAGATCCCCGCCAACAAGGGCTACACGGACGGACGGCAGACGGCCTGGCTCGACAGGCGCCTCGGTGAGCTGCGCGGGAGCGTCGACTTCGTGGTGGTCTTCTTCCACCACTGTGCCTACTCGACCTCGACGCACGCCTCCGACGGCGGCGTGCGGGACGCCTGGCTCCCGCTGTTCGCCAAGCACCAGGTGGACCTGGTGATCAACGGGCACAACCACGTGTACGAGCGCACCGACGCCGTCAAGGAAGGCGGGGTGGGCAGGCCGGTGCCGGTCGGCGCGTCGACCGATCCGACCCGGGACGGGATCGTGTACGTCACGGCGGGCGGGGCGGGCAAGAGCCTGTACCGGTTCCCCGCGGGGGTGAAGGACAGCTACGAGAGGAAGGCCACTCGCCACGAGCCCGTCCAGACCTTCCACTGGACGGAGTCGCGGCAGCAGCAGCACGACACCGTGGAGTGGTCGCGCGTGCGCTACACCGGGTACTCCTTCCTCTCGGTGGAGGCGGAGACCGGCGCGACGCCGAAGCTCAAGGTGTCGGCGCTCGCCCAGAACGGCGAACGGATCGACTACTTCGAGGTGCGGCGCGGAGCGTGA
- the pruA gene encoding L-glutamate gamma-semialdehyde dehydrogenase, which yields MDAVTQVPTPVNEPVHGYAPGSPERARLEAKLKELAENPIELSMTIGGEKRLGGGERFEVVQPHNHKAVIGTGAHATQQDAQDAIDAALAAAPAWRAMSFDDRAAIILRAAELLAGPWRETLAASTMLGQSKTAQQAEIDCPCELVDFWRFNVAYARQILAEQPPANSPGVWNRLDHRPLEGFVYAITPFNFTAIAGNLPTAPALMGNVVVWKPSPTQTHAAVLLMQLLEEAGLPKGVINLVTGDGIEVSEVALEHRDLAGIHFTGSTKTFQYLWKTVGGNIEKYRSYPRLVGETGGKDFVVAHPSADRAILKTALTRGAFEYQGQKCSATSRAYIPASIWNSGFKEEFAAEIDGLTMGDVTDLANFIGAVIDERSFAKNKAAIDRAKSDPACTVVAGGSYDDSVGYFVRPTVVECSDPENEVFKTEYFGPFLAVHVYEDDAYDAMLTQMESASDYALTGSVVSGDRAAAAYTMEKLRYAAGNFYINDKSTGAVVGQQPFGGGRASGTNDKAGAPQNLMRWTLTRAIKETLVPPTDYTYPHMG from the coding sequence ATGGACGCTGTGACCCAGGTCCCCACCCCCGTCAACGAGCCGGTGCACGGCTACGCCCCCGGCTCGCCGGAGCGCGCCCGTCTGGAGGCCAAGCTCAAGGAGCTGGCCGAGAACCCGATCGAGCTGTCGATGACCATCGGCGGCGAGAAGCGGCTCGGTGGCGGTGAGCGCTTCGAGGTCGTGCAGCCGCACAACCACAAGGCCGTCATCGGCACCGGCGCGCACGCCACCCAGCAGGACGCGCAGGACGCCATCGACGCGGCCCTCGCGGCCGCGCCCGCCTGGCGCGCGATGTCCTTCGACGACCGCGCCGCGATCATCCTGCGCGCGGCCGAGCTGCTGGCCGGCCCCTGGCGCGAGACCCTCGCGGCCTCCACGATGCTCGGCCAGTCGAAGACGGCCCAGCAGGCCGAGATCGACTGCCCCTGCGAACTGGTCGACTTCTGGCGCTTCAACGTCGCCTACGCCCGGCAGATCCTCGCCGAGCAGCCCCCGGCCAACTCGCCGGGCGTCTGGAACCGCCTCGACCACCGCCCGCTCGAAGGCTTCGTCTACGCGATCACGCCCTTCAACTTCACGGCGATCGCCGGCAACCTGCCGACGGCTCCCGCGCTGATGGGCAACGTCGTCGTCTGGAAGCCGTCCCCGACCCAGACCCACGCCGCCGTGCTGCTGATGCAGCTCCTGGAGGAGGCCGGTCTGCCCAAGGGCGTCATCAACCTCGTCACCGGTGACGGCATCGAGGTCTCCGAGGTGGCGCTGGAGCACCGCGACCTCGCGGGCATCCACTTCACCGGGTCGACCAAGACCTTCCAGTACCTGTGGAAGACGGTCGGCGGCAACATCGAGAAGTACCGCTCGTACCCGCGCCTGGTGGGTGAGACCGGCGGCAAGGACTTCGTGGTCGCCCACCCGTCGGCCGACCGCGCGATCCTCAAGACGGCCCTGACCCGCGGTGCCTTCGAGTACCAGGGCCAGAAGTGCTCCGCGACCTCCCGCGCCTACATCCCGGCGTCGATCTGGAACTCCGGGTTCAAGGAGGAGTTCGCGGCCGAGATCGACGGCCTGACCATGGGTGACGTCACCGACCTGGCGAACTTCATCGGCGCGGTCATCGACGAGCGGTCGTTCGCCAAGAACAAGGCGGCGATCGACCGGGCGAAGTCCGACCCGGCCTGCACGGTCGTCGCGGGCGGCTCGTACGACGACTCGGTCGGCTACTTCGTGCGTCCCACGGTCGTCGAGTGCTCGGACCCGGAGAACGAGGTCTTCAAGACGGAGTACTTCGGCCCGTTCCTCGCCGTGCACGTCTACGAGGACGACGCGTACGACGCGATGCTGACCCAGATGGAGTCGGCCTCCGACTACGCGCTGACCGGCTCGGTCGTCTCGGGCGACCGCGCGGCCGCCGCCTACACGATGGAGAAGCTCCGCTACGCCGCGGGCAACTTCTACATCAACGACAAGTCGACCGGCGCCGTCGTCGGCCAGCAGCCCTTCGGCGGCGGCCGTGCCTCCGGCACGAACGACAAGGCGGGCGCCCCGCAGAACCTGATGCGCTGGACGCTGACCCGCGCCATCAAGGAGACGCTGGTCCCGCCGACCGACTACACGTACCCCCACATGGGCTGA